One genomic segment of Vulpes lagopus strain Blue_001 chromosome 9, ASM1834538v1, whole genome shotgun sequence includes these proteins:
- the POLR2K gene encoding DNA-directed RNA polymerases I, II, and III subunit RPABC4 codes for MDTQKDVQPPKQQPMIYICGECHTENEIKSRDPIRCRECGYRIMYKKRTKRLVVFDAR; via the exons ATGGACACCCAGAAGGACGTTCAACCCCCAAAGCAGCAGCCAATGATATATATCTGCGGAG aatgtcACACAGAAAACGAAATAAAATCCAGGGATCCAATCAGATGCAGAGAATGTGGATATAGAATAATGTACAAGAAAAGGACTAAAAGAT tGGTGGTTTTTGATGCTCGATGA
- the FBXO43 gene encoding LOW QUALITY PROTEIN: F-box only protein 43 (The sequence of the model RefSeq protein was modified relative to this genomic sequence to represent the inferred CDS: inserted 2 bases in 1 codon), which translates to MESPPLPPLLPPPGVAEDPDGTQAQSERFSCLEAHITXTSKSSRFTDETQILKMSERHSSQACTGAENEVDSPTVNFKYSSFRDFCSTSSFQDSGYNELLQPCNFDNTDKEFFGKKEKGLTLTHEHPETPNLGLTHPLESPTQKKRVVFSRKEHDKTPELCETPKVSGKKFLRRRRLDISFSLLNGDFDSQNSSLESSINQVLNLEKNIPSSASSFPRQTSFSPLVTSTLKTEEAASSSQILRLNFSQQKTSTVDDSKDDCSLFEVECLSPIQGNSFTEDSITCDLSGSSLFINNENTYPKLLGSSARGTRCGTDENICVTPVSNLVANIKFNASQRLSPSTEVRGNISTPEDSGFNSLCLDKSEDSLSDQESSFRELQKHRGTIKVGDTIKKSGHLRRLRRLSTLQEQSSQSETEKDSDSEATPAAASDTLEDQLSSDNKILSFKNLSKTPALQLVHELFMRSKRKRFQQNVAHEFLEDTDGGQIAVLQCVLAGLIGKKMGIEKVDILTELKYRNLKHILAMVLDSLTAESLCCVWKVSRNWREIIVQDKKANRRRKFYISQLKTDSEGAILNVEDAATRLHLINRSALKSVQAQARIPGFQKGEVSTFSPWGEVLTPIASSSVTHLSSKQEEYVKVAKTLFIDEALKPCPRCQCPAKYQPFKKRGLCSRTACGFDFCVLCLCAYHGSEECNRGAAKPRNRKDALPGSAQSKQNLRRL; encoded by the exons ATGGAGTCCCCGCCCCTTCCGCCCCTTCTTCCGCCTCCGGGCGTGGCCGAGGACCCGGATGGTACTCAGGCG caaagtgaaaGATTTTCTTGTTTGGAAGCTCACATAAC GACATCTAAGAGCTCAAGATTTACTGATG agacacag ATTTTGAAGATGTCAGAGAGACATTCAAGTCAAGCTTGCACTGGCGCAGAAAATGAGGTAGACTCTCCTACTGTCAATTTCAAATACTCCAGCTTCAGAGATTTTTGTTCCACATCTTCATTTCAAGATAGTGGCTATAATGAGTTGTTACAACCCTGCAACTTTGATAATACAGATAAAGaattttttggaaagaaagaaaaaggcttaaCATTAACCCATGAACATCCTGAAACTCCAAATTTGGGTTTAACTCATCCTTTAGAATCACCAACTCAAAAAAAGAGAGTTGTCTTTTCTAGGAAGGAACATGATAAAACCCCAGAACTCTGTGAAACCCCTAAAGtcagtggaaaaaaatttttgcGGCGCAGAAGGTTGGACatatctttctctcttctaaatGGGGACTTTGATTCACAAAACAGTTCTCTAGAAAGTAGTATAAACCAAGTTctcaacttagaaaaaaatattccaagtagTGCTTCAAGTTTCCCAAGGCAAACCAGTTTTAGTCCTTTAGTTACTAGTACATTGAAAACAGAAGAAGCCGCTTCCAGCAGTCAAATATTGAGACTAAATTTTTCTCAACAGAAGACTTCCACAGTTGATGATTCTAAAGATGATTGTAGCCTGTTTGAAGTCGAATGTTTATCTCCGATTCAGGGCAATAGTTTTACTGAAGACTCTATCACATGTGACCTTAGTGGTAGCAGTCTATTTATTAATAATGAGAATACATATCCCAAACTTCTGGGCTCCTCTGCTAGAGGCACACGTTGTGGAACAGATGAGAACATATGTGTGACTCCAGTAAGTAATCTTGTAGCAAACATTAAATTTAATGCAAGTCAAAGGCTCTCTCCTTCAACTGAAGTGAGGGGCAATATTTCAACACCTGAAGACAGTGGTTTTAACTCACTTTGTTTGGATAAATCAGAAGATTCCCTCTCTGACCAGGAAAGTTCTTTTCGAGAACTTCAGAAACATAGGGGAACTATCAAAGTGGGGGACACCATAAAAAAGTCGGGGCATCTTCGAAGGCTGAGAAGACTGTCCACCCTTCAAGAACAAAGCTCACAATCTGAGACAGAAAAGGACTCAGACTCTGAAGCAACACCAGCAGCTGCTTCAGATACCTTGGAGGATCAGCTGAGCAGTGACAATAAGATCTTAAGCTTTAAGAATTTATCAAAGACCCCAGCCTTGCAGTTAGTGCACGAGCTCTTCatgagaagcaaaagaaaaagattccagCAAAATGTTGCACATGAATTCTTAGAAGACACGGATGGGGGCCAGATAGCTGTACTACAGTGTGTACTTGCAGGACTGATTGGCAAGAAAATGGGTATAGAGAAGGTGGACATCTTAAcagaattaaaatacagaaatttaaagCATATTCTTGCTATGGTTTTAGATTCATTGACTGCAGAAAGCCTATGCTG TGTTTGGAAAGTGAGCAGAAATTGGCGTGAAATTATTGTTCAAGATAAAAAAGCAAATCGGAGGAGGAAATTTTATATCTCACAACTGAAAACAGATTCTGAG GGGGCTATATTAAATGTTGAGGATGCTGCCACTCGGCTCCATCTTATAAATCGATCAGCTTTAAAATCTGTACAAGCTCAGGCTAGGATACCAGGTTTTCAGAAAGGAGAAGTTTCAACATTTTCTCCTTGGGGAGAAGTTTTGACACCTATAGCAAGCTCTTCTGTTACTCACTTAAGTAGTAAACAGGAAGAATATGTTAAG GTTGCCAAAACACTATTTATTGATGAAGCATTAAAACCTTGCCCCAGGTGCCAATGCCCTGCTAAGTACCAGCCATTTAAGAAAAGGGGACTGTGTAGCCGCACAGCCTGTGGTTTTGACTTTTGTGTGTTATGTTTATGTGCTTATCATGGGTCTGAAGAATGTAATAGAGGAGCAGCAaagccaagaaatagaaaagatgctCTTCCAGGAAGTGCCCAGAGTAAGCAGAATTTAAGACGCCTTTAA